The Thermotoga sp. SG1 region AGGATATAACGGGCTACTCTGTGGACCTTTTCGTTCCACCCGTTTCCTCTTCGACCAAAAAAATGTACAGCCTCCTCACACCGGACATGTACGGGAAAGGACCGGGCGACATAGAAGAACTCCACAGAGCCTATCTGGAAAGAGATTATGAGAAGATAAAAAAACTCTCGTACAACGTGTTTGAAAGGATATTCCTTGAGAAACATCCCGGTGTTCTACAGGGTCTGGAAAGATTCGGAGAAGGGTCCATTCTAAAAATGATGACCGGAAGTGGGAGCGCTTTCTTTGCACTCTATCCATCGAACGAGAAGAAATACCTGTTCATAGGAGGTGTCTGAATTGGATCTGAAACAGTTCATTAGGGACATACCGGATTTTCCACAAAAAGGAATCATCTTCAGAGACATCACACCACTCCTCAAAGACAGCAGGGCTTTCAGAGAGGCCATCGACAGAATGTGTGAACTCGTCTCAGACAGGGAGTTCGATCTGGTTGTTGCCCCCGAGGCGAGGGGTTTCATTCTCGGATCCGCCATGGCTTACAAACTGGGAAAGGGATTCGTTCCCGTGAGAAAACCCGGAAAGCTCCCCTACAGGACCGTGTACGAGGAGTACCAACTGGAGTACGGAACCGAACAACTTCACATCCACGAAGATGCGATAGAAAGAGATCAGAAAGTCCTCATAGTGGACGATGTGCTGGCAACGGGCGGAACAGCAGAGGCACTGATAAGGCTGGTCAAAAAACTCGGAGGGGAAATCTCTGCTCTTGCCTTTCTTGTGGAACTTTCCTACCTGAGCCCGAGAAAAAGGCTCGAAGGTTACGACATCAAGACACTGATAGTTTACTGAGGGGTGAAAAAGGATGGCTTTGAAGTTTGATTTTTCAAATCTTTTTGAACCGAACATCTCCGGTGGTCTGAGAGAAGAAGATCTGGTGAGAGCAAAGGAAAAGGTGATAGAGGCGATAAAGAATTTCACTGAGAACACGCCGGATTTTGCCAGACTGGACAGAGAATGGATCGATTCGGTGAAGGAACTCGAGGAGTGGGTGGTGAACTTCGACACGGTGGTCGTTTTGGGAATTGGGGGATCTGGTCTTGGAAACCTTGCCCTTCATTATTCGCTGAGACCTCTGAACTGGAACGAGATGTCGAGAGAGGAAAGAAACGGCTATGCGAGAGTCTTCGTTGTGGACAATGTAGATCCTGATCTCATGGCCTCTGTTCTCGACAGGATAGATCTGAAGACTACACTGTTCAACGTGATCTCAAAATCCGGATCCACAGCTGAGGTCATGGCGAACTACTCGATCATAAGGGGGATTCTGGAAGCAAACGGTTTGGATCCGAAAGAACACATCCTCATCACAACAGATCCAGAGAAAGGCTTTTTGAGAAAAATGGTGAAAGAAGAGGGTTTCAGAAGTCTTGAGGTTCCTCCCGGTGTTGGAGGAAGATTCAGTGTGCTGACACCCGTTGGCCTGTTCTCTGCCATGGCAGAGGGAATCGACATAGAAGAACTCCACGAGGGAGCCCGGGATGCGTTCGAGAGATGCAGGAAGGAAGACCTGTTCGAGAATCCAGCGGCGATGATCGCCCTCACACACTATCTCTATCTGGAAAGAGGAAAGAACATCTCCGTCATGATGGCATACTCCAACAGGATGACGTACCTCGTGGACTGGTACAGGCAGCTGTGGGCAGAAAGCTTGGGAAAGAGATACAACCTGAGAGGTGAGGAGGTCTTCACGGGCCAGACACCGGTGAAGGCAATAGGGGCAACCGATCAGCACTCTCAGATACAGCTTTACAACGAAGGCCCGAACGACAAGGTGATAACATTTCTGAGGGTGGAAAACTTTGACAGAGAGATAATCATACCGGACACCGGAAGAGAAGAGCTCAAATACCTTGCAAGAAAAAGACTCTCTGAACTTCTTCTTGCAGAACAAACAGGAACAGAGGAAGCCCTCAAGAAGAACAACAGACCGAACATGAAAGTGATCTTCGACAGACTCACCCCTTACAATGTAGGTCAGTTCTTCGCTTACTACGAGGCTGCAACGGCCTTCATGGGGTATCTTCTTGAGATCAACCCCTTCGATCAGCCGGGTGTGGAACTTGGAAAGAAGATCACATTCGCTCTTATGGGAAGAGAAGGTTACGAGTACGAAATAAAAGATCGCATCAAGAAGGTGATCATAGAATGAGCATCTTCGAAGAGGTAATGCACGAGGGTGAGATGGTCTTTTTCATAGAGGGAGGTCCACTCGGAGAAGAGGGAACCTACATCGTCGTCTCAGACGATCCCACAGCTGAGGAGAGGATATCGAAAATAATAGAAAAACTGAACACTTCGAGCGTTATATTTCTTGCGATGGATGAGTACGAGAGATTCAAATCAGAACTTGAAAAGAAGGCAAAGAGAGTATGGTGATAGGTGTCACGGGGAAGATAGGTACAGGAAAGACAACCGTTTGTGAGGTGCTGAAGAGGGACTATGGAGCCTACGTAGTGAACGTGGACAGGATCGGCCATGAGGTTCTGGAAGAGGTGAAAGAAAAACTCGTCGAATTGTTCGGTGAGTCGATTTTGGAAGATGGAAAGGTGAGCAGAAAAAAACTGGGTGAGATCGTATTCAGTTCCGAAGAGAAACTGAAAAAACTCGAACAAATCGTTCATCCACTAATGAAAAAAAGGGTGGAAGATATCGTGAAGAAAAGGAGCGGCCTTGTCGTGATAGAGGCCGCACTTCTGAGAAGAATGAAACTGGACACGCTCTGTGACCACATTATCACCGTTGTTGCAGAAGAAGAGAAGATCATCGAGAGAAAAGAATCTGCAAAAGAGAGGCTGAAATTTCAAAAAGATGTGATTCCTCAGGGAATCGTCATTCCAAACAACTCTTCGATCCCAGATCTTGAAAAAAAGATTAGGGAAGTGATGAGTCTCATATGGGAGAGACACGAATCACAGGAGGCGAATACAGAGGAAGAAAGTTGAAAACAGGAGATTTCTTTAGACCCACCATGTCTTCTGTGAGAAACGCCCTCTTTAACATGGTGGATGTGGAAGGAAAGAGCTTTCTGGAGCTCTTCTGTGGTAGTTGTGTCGTGAGCTGTGAGGCTTTGAGCAGAGGAGCAAGTAGAGTCGTGTGTGTTGACAAATCAAAGAGAGCTCTCAAGATATGCAAAGAAAACCTTGAAACAATAGGAAGATCCGCTAAGTTGATCTGCAAAGATACCGTAGATTATTTGAAGACAGCCAAAGAAAAATTCGACGTCATCTTTCTCGATCCTCCCTACGAAGACGTCGATATTATCGGAAAGACACTGGAGCTTCTTCCGAAGGTGATGAAAAAAGACAGTCTGGCGATTCTCGAAAAGAGCAAGAGGATCAGTTTGAATCTTTCCGGCTTTGAGATCGTCAAGAGAAAAGACTACGGCGAAACAGAACTTGTTTTTCTGAAGGTGAAAGAATGATTGTGAGTCCCTGGGAGTATTACAGCAGAATCGCAAAAGAGTACGATTCCATGTATGAAACACCGAAATGGAGGCTCTATCACCGACTCATTCAATCTTTTTTGAGTGAACACCTAAAGGAGCCTTGTAAAGTACTGGATCTTGGAGGAGGTACGGGAAGATGGAGTTTGCTTCTTCAGGGAAAAGGCTTTGATGTGACGCTGGTTGATCCCTCCGAGGAAATGCTGAAAATCGCAGGAGAAAAGGGTGTGAAGAAACTTCTGAAGGCTCGTGCAGAAGATCTTCCCTTTCCTTCGTGTTCCTTTGATGCTGTGCTGGCCATGGGGGATGTTCTGAGTTACGTTGAAAACAAAATTAAGGCGTTTTCCGAGATAGCAAGAGTTCTGATAGTAAATGGCCTCCTACTAGCTACGGTGGACAACTTCTATACCTTTCTCCAAAACATAATAGAGGAAGATGCCTGGGAGAAGATTCCTCGCTTTTTGAAAACTCAAACCCTTGAGGTAGGAAACACGCTTTTTTCCTTCAATTCCTACGCATTCAAACCCGAAGATATTGAGTCCATAGAGGGTTTTGACACGATCGACGTGCGTGGAATAGGAGTCTTTGACTACTCTGAGGTTCAGCTGAGAGAAAAAGAGGATATGATCTTCGAGATGGAGAAAGAATTTTCCAGAGATAGAGCCATTCTATGGAGGGCAGAGCACATATTCTTCGCTCTAAAAAAGAAAGAGGAGCCTTTCGGCTCCCCTGGTGGGTGCGGCAGGGATT contains the following coding sequences:
- the apt gene encoding adenine phosphoribosyltransferase; translation: MDLKQFIRDIPDFPQKGIIFRDITPLLKDSRAFREAIDRMCELVSDREFDLVVAPEARGFILGSAMAYKLGKGFVPVRKPGKLPYRTVYEEYQLEYGTEQLHIHEDAIERDQKVLIVDDVLATGGTAEALIRLVKKLGGEISALAFLVELSYLSPRKRLEGYDIKTLIVY
- a CDS encoding glucose-6-phosphate isomerase, translating into MALKFDFSNLFEPNISGGLREEDLVRAKEKVIEAIKNFTENTPDFARLDREWIDSVKELEEWVVNFDTVVVLGIGGSGLGNLALHYSLRPLNWNEMSREERNGYARVFVVDNVDPDLMASVLDRIDLKTTLFNVISKSGSTAEVMANYSIIRGILEANGLDPKEHILITTDPEKGFLRKMVKEEGFRSLEVPPGVGGRFSVLTPVGLFSAMAEGIDIEELHEGARDAFERCRKEDLFENPAAMIALTHYLYLERGKNISVMMAYSNRMTYLVDWYRQLWAESLGKRYNLRGEEVFTGQTPVKAIGATDQHSQIQLYNEGPNDKVITFLRVENFDREIIIPDTGREELKYLARKRLSELLLAEQTGTEEALKKNNRPNMKVIFDRLTPYNVGQFFAYYEAATAFMGYLLEINPFDQPGVELGKKITFALMGREGYEYEIKDRIKKVIIE
- the coaE gene encoding dephospho-CoA kinase (Dephospho-CoA kinase (CoaE) performs the final step in coenzyme A biosynthesis.); this translates as MVIGVTGKIGTGKTTVCEVLKRDYGAYVVNVDRIGHEVLEEVKEKLVELFGESILEDGKVSRKKLGEIVFSSEEKLKKLEQIVHPLMKKRVEDIVKKRSGLVVIEAALLRRMKLDTLCDHIITVVAEEEKIIERKESAKERLKFQKDVIPQGIVIPNNSSIPDLEKKIREVMSLIWERHESQEANTEEES
- a CDS encoding RsmD family RNA methyltransferase; the encoded protein is MKTGDFFRPTMSSVRNALFNMVDVEGKSFLELFCGSCVVSCEALSRGASRVVCVDKSKRALKICKENLETIGRSAKLICKDTVDYLKTAKEKFDVIFLDPPYEDVDIIGKTLELLPKVMKKDSLAILEKSKRISLNLSGFEIVKRKDYGETELVFLKVKE
- a CDS encoding bifunctional 2-polyprenyl-6-hydroxyphenol methylase/3-demethylubiquinol 3-O-methyltransferase UbiG — encoded protein: MIVSPWEYYSRIAKEYDSMYETPKWRLYHRLIQSFLSEHLKEPCKVLDLGGGTGRWSLLLQGKGFDVTLVDPSEEMLKIAGEKGVKKLLKARAEDLPFPSCSFDAVLAMGDVLSYVENKIKAFSEIARVLIVNGLLLATVDNFYTFLQNIIEEDAWEKIPRFLKTQTLEVGNTLFSFNSYAFKPEDIESIEGFDTIDVRGIGVFDYSEVQLREKEDMIFEMEKEFSRDRAILWRAEHIFFALKKKEEPFGSPGGCGRD